In Anaerolineales bacterium, the genomic window TCCGACCCAGGTGGGATTCAAATCGCGCATATCCGAGCGCGCGCCTTCGCCGAAGTCGATCCACGGCTCTCCCCAGCGTGTACTGTTTCGCAAAGGTGTACACAGTGATCGAGGGTCACATGACGTATCCTTCCCGTTGGACAATGTCGCCTTGTGGGGAGACGTGGAGGAGCGCCAATGACCCTCAAAGACAGCTACACGCGTTTCGTCTGCGCGTCATGGCGCGGGCGCAAGAGCAGCACGACGTGACGCGGGCGTGACGGGAATTCGGGATCTCGCGCACCTTGTTCTACCGTTGGCGGATGCGGTGCTTGGCGTACGGCCGGGACGGGTTGCACCCTCGTCGGCAAGGCCCGCGCCGAGGGCGGCCACCGAGGCTCAGTGTCCAGGCCGAACGGGCCATCCTGGCTCTGACGTGGCCGACTTGGGGTCCGGCCCAACTCGTCAACCAGTTGGACCGTCCCGAGCACGGCGGCCTGCGCGCTGCCCCCAGCACGATCTACCGGCTGCTGCGGCGGATGGGGCGGCAG contains:
- a CDS encoding helix-turn-helix domain-containing protein, whose translation is MAYGRDGLHPRRQGPRRGRPPRLSVQAERAILALTWPTWGPAQLVNQLDRPEHGGLRAAPSTIYRLLRRMGRQTRRERLAVLEVHSAQTAGLLTERTRRQLVAAQRRQAPHIQATEPGELVCVDTLYIGKLRGVGKVWQCCHHRW